Proteins from a single region of Theobroma cacao cultivar B97-61/B2 chromosome 10, Criollo_cocoa_genome_V2, whole genome shotgun sequence:
- the LOC18585886 gene encoding cytochrome P450 90A1, with protein sequence MAFFVFYYLCFTAVVSAVFFLLLRSSRLRRLCLPPGNLGLPFVGETLQLIAAYKTENPEPFIDERVSRYGSIFTTHVFGEPTVFSADPETNRFILQNEGKLFECSYPGSISNLLGKHSLLLMKGSLHKRMHSLTMSFANSSIIRDHLLVDIDRLVRLNLDSWTDRVFLMEEAKKITFELTVKQLMSFDPGEWSESLRKEYVLVIEGFFTVPLPLFSTTYRRAIKARTKVAEALSLIVRERRKEFEGGERKNDMLAALLAGDDNFSDEEIVDFLVALLVAGYETTSTIMTLAVKFLTETPLALAQLKEEHEGIRAKKSESEALEWIDYKSMPFTQCVVNETLRVANIISGVFRRAMTDINIKGYTIPKGWRVFASFRAVHLDHDHFKDARTFNPWRWQNNSGMSCPGNVYTPFGGGPRLCPGYELARVELSVFLHHLVTRFSWVPAEEDKLVFFPTTRTQKRYPINVQRRLQNATLAT encoded by the exons atggctttctttgttttctacTATCTCTGTTTCACCGCCGTCGTCTCCGCCgtcttcttcctcctcctccGTTCTTCCCGTCTCCGGCGCCTCTGTTTGCCGCCGGGAAACTTGGGTTTACCTTTCGTCGGGGAGACTTTACAGCTCATAGCTGCTTACAAGACCGAGAACCCCGAACCCTTTATCGACGAGAGGGTGAGCCGGTACGGTTCAATCTTCACCACCCATGTTTTCGGCGAACCCACTGTTTTCTCAGCTGACCCCGAAACCAACCGGTTCATCTTGCAAAACGAAGGGAAGCTCTTCGAGTGTAGTTACCCCGGTTCGATATCGAATTTGCTTGGCAAACATTCATTGCTCTTGATGAAAGGAAGCCTCCACAAAAGAATGCACTCCTTGACCATGAGCTTCGCTAACTCGTCGATTATCAGGGATCATCTTTTGGTCGATATAGACCGGTTGGTCCGGCTCAACTTGGATTCCTGGACCGACCGCGTCTTCCTCATGGAAGAAGCGAagaag atTACTTTTGAGTTAACAGTGAAGCAGCTGATGAGCTTTGATCCTGGTGAATGGAGTGAGAGTTTGAGAAAAGAATACGTTCTTGTCATTGAAGGCTTCTTCACTGTCCCTTTGCCTCTCTTTTCCACCACCTACCGTCGAGCAATCAAA GCGAGAACAAAGGTGGCAGAGGCATTGAGCTTGATAGTAAGGGAGAGGAGGAAAGAGTTTGAAGGAGGGGAAAGGAAGAACGACATGTTGGCAGCTTTATTAGCAGGGGATGACAACTTTTCCGATGAGGAAATTGTTGATTTCTTGGTAGCTTTGCTTGTTGCTGGCTATGAAACAACCTCAACTATCATGACTCTTGCTGTCAAGTTCTTGACTGAGACCCCTCTTGCTTTGGCTCAACTCAAG GAAGAGCACGAGGGGATTAGAGCAAAGAAAAGTGAGTCAGAGGCTCTAGAATGGATTGATTATAAGTCAATGCCATTCACTCAATGT GTTGTTAATGAGACATTGCGAGTAGCAAACATAATCAGCGGAGTCTTCAGGCGAGCAATGACAGATATCAACATAAAAG GTTATACAATTCCAAAGGGTTGGAGGGTTTTTGCATCGTTTCGGGCTGTACATCTCGACCATGATCACTTCAAAGATGCTCGCACTTTCAATCCATGGAGATGGCAG AATAACTCCGGGATGAGCTGTCCTGGAAACGTTTACACACCGTTCGGAGGAGGGCCTCGACTCTGCCCGGGTTATGAGCTTGCTAGAGTAGAACTCTCTGTATTTCTACACCACCTTGTAACTCGGTTCAG TTGGGTTCCTGCTGAAGAAGATAAGTTGGTATTCTTCCCAACAACCCGAACACAGAAGCGGTATCCGATCAACGTGCAGCGTCGTCTTCAGAACGCAACATTAGCCACATAA